The window GATACGTTCGAGCGAATGGGCGCTGTTATAGAAGTTGAATCCCCAATGCAGAAAGCCGGCGATGCGGTACAGATAGAGCTGCACGCCCAATATGCGGTTGCGCGCCGAAGGCTGGGCGAAGAACCGGTTGGCGACCTCGGTCTTCTGCACGCAGCAGTAATAGGCCCACAGGCCAGGCACCCGGTGTTCGATAAAGGGCTCAATATGATCGGTGGCGGCGACCGGGATTTCCACCAGGCCTCGCTGATAGAAAGCGAAATCCGACAGCGCATCGAAAGTGCGAAAGCCATCCAGTAGCGGCAGCAGCGCGGCGCTAGCGCGCCGGTAGGCCGCCAGGTTGTCCAGCGTCGGCTCATCGGAAACATGGAACCACACCTGCCGTTCCAGCCCCCGTTCGCGGAACCAGGCGGTCAACGCCGGCAGCAGCGCCTGCAGAAAACGCTGGTACGCTTCGCCCTGCGCATCGGTGTGCCAGCCGAAAAGCGGTCGCGCCTCGCCCTGCTCCTCCACCACGATCTTCGGCGCATGCGCCGCGCCCCATTGGGTAAACAGCGGCGCGATTTCGAAGTGCTCGATGCCCTCTTCCTGCGCCAACGCTATCCACTGCGCCAGGAGACTGAAATCGAAGTCATACCCCTGCGCCGAACGCGACACCCTCACCAACTGCACCGTGGTGCGTTCACCGCCGACGGCGGTATCCAGCGGCGGCGTAAACAGCGGCGTCAGCAGCATATTGACCCCGCTATGCACCGCGCAGCGCACAAAGTTGCGCACCGCGCGCCAGTAATCCGGGCTGAACACCGCCAGACGGTAGTAATCCGCCAGGCAGTCGGTGTGCAACCACTCGGTGTGCAACAGCGTTTGCGGCGGCAACGCCGCCGGCACCAGATGCAGCGTCAGCGTGGCCTCGGCCAGCGCCTCGCCGCTCTGGGCATCCCGCAGCCGCAGGGTCAACGGAAAGTCGCCGGCCAGTTGCGCGTCGGCCGGCGGCGTCAGGGTCAGCCACAGGCTGCCATAATAGCGGCAGGCGGCAAAAAAACGCCGTTGCGGCAGCGGTATCAGCGGATCGGGAAATAAGCCCGGCTCAGTCGTCAGGTAATTCTCATCGGTCTCGCGATAACAGGGAAAACCGCTCGGCACCGATTGCACCTGGCGCACGCTGATATACTCCGCCAGCGGTCCGTCAAGTTGATAACTGAGCTCATGGCGAGTCTCGTTGCCCGGGGTTTGCAAACAGTACACCGCCTGCCAGGAAAGCACCTCGTTATTTAACCCGCTCAGCCGATTTTCTACGGAAACGGGCGGCATATTTTGGCAATGAAATACTTTCTCCAGGCAATGCGTAAATACCAGAGACAGGCGCATGATAATCGGCCCTCTTTATTTTGGATAAGTCAATATTGTGAAATTCAGGCTAACGTCTTTTATCGCCACAGACAATAGCCGGCAATAAAAAACGTTCCTGCACCCTCCTCTGACAGCCACAGCAAGATTTTTTTGTTTATTTGCATCACAAAAATGAAAGAAGAAGAAGCTTGCACAATAAAAATGTTTTTAATCCCCATTATGGTGCAAGGGTTATCAGTTATTCCTATGCCTGCGAAGGCCGCTAAATGCCGCGCCACCGGGGAAAAAACCCTTCAAAAGGTTAACGAATTGTGAATAAACACACCTTTCACTTGGCCGTCAAAGCCTTTCGATTTTAACAACAACGAAACATTGACGCCCCATTTTTGGGCGTTTGGGGGTGTATTGACACATTGAAAGTTAAGGGATAGAAAGAATTCACGTTGCGAAAAACGCTATTCGTCGCTCACCGAGGGGAAAGCAATGTCACCGATAAAAAATACCGGCCGCTTGCTGGCGCATTCTATTCTTGCCAGCGCATTATTATTACCCACGCTGCTCCATGCCGCAGATAAAATAACTTTGCGCTATGCCGTTTGGGACAGAAATCAATTACCCGCCGAACAGGAGATTGCCAAGCGCTTTGAACAGGCCAATCCGGATATAAAAATAGAAATAGAATTAACCCCCTCAGCGCAATATTTCGTTAAATTAGATTCCGCAGCCGCCGGCGGCGTGGCGCCGGATATATTCTGGATCAATATGCCTTATTTTGTGCAGTACGCCAAAAACGGCATTATGGAGCCGTTGGCGCCCTATATTAAAGACAGCGGCCTTAAGCTGGACGACGTGGTCGCCAGCTCGGTGAAAGCCTACCAGTACGACGGCCAGCAGATGGCCATCCCGCGCGACGTCGATTCCATCGCCGTGTGGTACAACAAAAAGCTGTTCGATCAGGCCGGCGTCAGCTACCCCACCAACGACTGGAGCTGGGACGATCTGAAGAGCAAGGCCGCCGCGCTGAAAAACGGGCTGAAAGGCGCCGCCTTCCCGCTGGTGATGGATCTCAGCATCGACGGTCAGGACAGCTACATGAATCTGCTGTTCCAAAACGGCAATCACATCGTGCCGAAAGACGGCCAGCCCACCGACATCGCCAACGACAAATCCCTCTGGGTCTACCAGCAGCTGCAGGACATGATGAAAGACGGCCTGATGCCAAGCGCCCAGCAGATGAGCGAAGTCAAAACCGAGAATATCTTCCAGTCCAACCGCGCCGCGATGGTCTATGCCGGCTCCTGGCTGGCGGCGCCGTTCGCCAATAACCCGCTGATCAACGACCACATCGGCGTGGTGATGATGCCCAAAATTGAACGCCAGTCCGGCGTGGCGCACAGTCTGGCCTTCGCCATGTCGGCCAAAAGCGCCCACAAGCAGGCCGCCTGGAAATATATCGCCTTCATGAGCAGCGAAGCCTCGCAGGCAGAGCTGGCCAAGGTGGTGATCCCGGCCAACAAGACGGCGGCCAAGGTCTGGGCGCAGCAGATCCAAAAGGTTGACGTCACACCTTATATCCAGACCCTTGAAGTGACCCAGGCTTACCCCACCGCCGGCACCAATACGCCGAAGTGGCAAAACATGTGGATCGCCAGCCTGAAAAAGATCTTTATGGGCGCGGATGCTAAGCAGGAAATGGACAAATCGGTCAAGAAGATCGCGCGCGTCATGGAGCAGTAATCACCCCGCCGCGGCGCGCAGCCCCGAGCGCGCGCCGCGGGGGAACCACGCTGAACGTCATAGGTGAGGAATGGCAACATGTCGCTGGCAGAAACGGCTACGGTCACCCTGAAACACCCCCGGCGCACCGCCCGTCCCGCGCTCAATCGGCTCGAACGCGCCGAGCGCTTCTGGGGCTGGGTGATGATCCTGCCGCTGCTTTTGGGGGTGACGGTGTTTTACCTGATCCCCTTCTTGCAAAACATCTTTTACAGCTTTACCGATCTCAACCAATTCATGCGCTGGAGCAGCATCAGCGTCGATAACTATCTCAACCTGTTCGAAGACGACGACTTTTACACCGCCGCCGCCAACACCCTGTTCTACGTGGTGGTCTGCGTGCCGATCAGCCTGAGCCTGTCGCTGCTGCTGGCGATCGGCCTCAACCAGAATATCCGCGGCAAAGGCCTGCTGCGCACCCTGCTGTTCCTGCCGGCGGTCACCATGCCTGCGGCGGTGGCCATGGTGTGGCAATGGCTGTTCAACAAGGATTTCGGCCTGATCAACCAGGCGCTGGGCCTGCTGCACATTGCGCCGGTCGCCTGGCTGTCCGATCCGGACGTGGTGCGCATCAGCGTATCCATCATCATCATCTGGTCGTCGCTGGCGCTGAAGATCATCATTTTGCTGGCCGGACTGCAGAGCATTCCGCGCCAGCTGTACGAGGCGGCGGATATCGACGGCATCGGCACCCTACGGCGCTTCTTCTGTATCACGTTGCCGATGATGGTGCCGACGCTGTTTTTCGTGTCGGTGATGAGCTTTATCGAGATCCTGCAAGTCTTTGACGTGGTGTTCCTGATGTTCGACCGCGCGCTGGTGGAAAACGACGTGATGACCGTCACCAACCTGTTCTACAAGTACGCGTTTTACCTGCAGGAAAAAGGTTACGCCTCCGCCATCACCGTGGTGCTGTTCGCCGTCACGCTGGTGATCACCCTGATTCAAATGGCGATCGGCAAGCGCCTGAAAGTCAGCTGAGGAGCTGCACATGAACGCAAGCAAGAAAACGCTGGTGTACCTGTTTATGGGGCTGGCGGCGCTGGCCTCGGTGGTGCCCTTTATCTGGATGCTGGTGACCTCGCTGAAAACCCAGGCCGAGAGCATCCAGATCCCGCTGACGCTGCTGCCGGCGCATCCCAGCCTGCAGGCCTACGGCCGGGTGATGCACGAAATCCCGTTCGCCGGTTTTTATCTCAACTCGCTGCTGGCGACCTTCTTCACCGTCAGCCTGCAGATGGCTATCGCCACCCTGGCCGCCTATGGCTTCTCGCGCCTGCATTTTCGCGGCCGCGATGCGGTGTTTCTGGTATGCGTGTCGATCCTGATGGTGCCCGGCCAGGCGTTTCTGATCCCGCAATTCCTGGTGGTGCAGAAGCTGGGGTTGGTCAACAGCATCACCGGGTTGGTGCTGCCGGGCATTTTCAGCGTTTACGCCACCTTCCTGCTGCGCCAGTTCTTCCTGGCGGTGCCGAAGGAGATGGAGGAAGCGGCGCTGATCGACGGTTACAGCTACTTCGCCATTTTCTGGCGCATCATGCTGCCGCTGATCCGGCCGGGCATTATCGCCTGCGTCATCATCAACGGCCTGTGGAGCTGGAACAACCTGATGTGGCCGCTGATCGTCAATACCACCACCGAGAAGCTGACGCTGCCGGTAGGGCTGGCCTCGCTCTCCAGCCGCGCCGGGGTGGAATACCCGCTGCTGATGGCCGGGGCGCTGATGGCGGTGATCCCGATGCTGATGCTGTTCATTATTTTCCAACGCTATTTCATCCAGGGCATCGCCAGCGCCGGGGTGAAAGGCTAACGCGCAGACAAGGTAAACGACATGGCCGGAATTCAGTTAAACAGCGTTAAAAAAGTCTACCCCAACGGTTTCCACGCGTTGCACGGCGTCGATCTGGACATTGAAGACGGGGAATTTATGGTGTTCGTCGGCCCGTCCGGCTGCGCCAAATCCACCCTGCTGCGGATGATCGCCGGGCTGGAGAGCGTCAGCGAGGGGCAGATCCTGATCCACGATCGCTGCGTCAACGACAGCATGCCGAAGGATCGCGGCGTCGCCATGGTGTTCCAGAACTATGCGCTGTACCCGCACATGACAGTGTACAAGAACATGGCGTTCGGTCTGATCGGCAAAGAGAGCAAGGCCGAGATCGACCGCCGGGTGCGCGATGCGGCGGAAAAGCTGGAGATCACCAATCTGCTGCAGCGCAAGCCGGGCCAGCTCTCCGGCGGCCAGTGCCAGCGGGTGGCGGTCGGCCGCGCCATCGTGCGCAAGCCCAAGGTGTTCCTGTTCGATGAGCCGCTGTCCAACCTCGACGCCAAGCTGCGGGTGTCGATGCGCGTACAGCTGATCGAACTGCACAACCAGCTGAAGCAGGAAGGCGCCGCCGCCACCATGGTGTACGTCACCCACGATCAGGTCGAAGCGATGACCATGGGCGATCGCATTTGCGTGATGAACCGCGGCGCCATCATGCAGGTGGATAAACCAATCAATCTGTATCACCACCCCGCCAACCGTTTCGTCGCCGAGTTTATCGGCAGCCCGTCGATGAATTTGCACGATCTGGCGATCGTGCGCGACAGCCAAACGGTGCGGCTGCGCATCGGCCTGCAGCACCTGCTCGATCTGCCGCCGGCGCTGCAACGGCAATTGGCGGACTACCCGCATGCGCGGGTGTGTCTCGGCATCCGGCCGGAGTCTTTGCGGCTGTGCGCGCCCGGCAGCGCCAACTGTTTCCCGGCGCAGATCGTCACTATCGAGCGCATGGGCAACGAAGAGCTGCTGCACTGCGAACTGGCCGATCTGCGCTTCGTGCTGCGCATGGCGTCGCTGCCGGACTGGGAGCCGCGCCTCGGCGAAAGCATTCATCTGGCATTCGATCTGACGCGCGCGCATTTGTTCGACGAGCTCAGCGGCCAAAACCTCAAATAACAACAGCGGAGTATCCAGCAATGTCGTCAACACAACCCAACAGCTTTGCCCATCGCCCGGTGCGGGTGCTGGTGGTCGGCGCCGGGGCGCGCGGTGAAATCTACTCGCGCTATGCGCTGGCGCATCCCGATTTGATGCAGGTGGTGGCGGTAGCGGAACCGCGTGACGCCTACCGCGAGCCGTTCGTGGCGCAGCATGCCATCGCGCCGGAAAACGTCTTCACCGACTGGCGTCAGGCCGCCGACGCCGGCAAGCTGGCCGACGCGGTGCTGATCTGCACCCAGGATCAGATGCACCTGGAACCGGCGCTGGCCTTCGCCCGCCAGGGCTACGCCATGCTGCTGGAAAAACCGCTGTCGCCGGACGCCGACGAGTGCCGCGCCATCGTCGCCGAAGTGACGCGCCAACGGCTGATCTTCTCGGTCGGCCACGTGCTGCGTTACACCCGCTATACCCAAAAGCTCAAACAGTTGCTGCGCGACGGCGCGATCGGCGACATCGTCAGCCTGCAACATTTGGAACCGGTCGGCTACTGGCATCAGGCGCACTCCTTCGTGCGCGGCAACTGGCGCAACGATCGGCAGGCCGCCTTTATGCTGCTGCAGAAATCCTGCCACGACATCGACTGGATCCGCTACGTGATGGAGCAACCCTGCGAACAGGTCAGCTCCTTCGGCAACCTGCGCCACTTCCGCCAGGAAAACCAACCGGCGGGCGCGGCGGACAACTGCCTGGATTGCGCGGTAGAGGCAAACTGCCCCTATTCCGCCAAACGCATCTATCTGGGCGACGATCACAAGGCCACGCCCGGTTTTCTGCGCGTGCTGACGCCGGAACCCGACCAGACGACGCTGCGGGCGGCGCTGCGCGACGGGCCTTACGGCCGCTGCGTCTACCGCTGCGACAATAACGTGGTCGACCATCAGGTGGTCAACATGCAGTTCGCCGGCGGCCGCACCGCGTCGTTCACCATGACGGCCTTTACCCGCCACGAAGATCGTCACACCCGCATCTTTGGCAGCCGCGGCTGCCTGGAAGGCGACGGCCGCCATATCCGCATCACTTCGTTCCTCGACGACGGCGAAACGCATTACGACACCGACGCCGGCCAGGATCTGCACGCCATGGCCGGCCACGGCGGCGGCGACTACTTCCTGATGCAGCACTTTATCGCGGCCATTCGCGCCAACGATCCGAGCCAGGTGCTGGCCGGCCCGGCGGAAGCGCTGGAGAGCCACCTGATGGTGTTTGCCGCCGAACGCGCCCGCCGCGAGGCGGCGGTGATCGCCCTGAGTGGAGCCTAAAGCATGGCCACGACAGAGATGCGTTACGGCTTCGACATCGGCGGCACCAAAATTGAAATGGCCGCTTACGATCGCCGGCTCAATCAGGTGCTGCTCCAGCGGGTGCGCACCCCAACCGGCGATTACGGCGAGTTCGTGGCCTGCATCACCGGGCTGGTCGAGCAGGCGGATCGCGAACTGCACACGCGCGGCAGCATCGGCATCGGTTTGCCGGGGATCACCGATCCCGTCAGCCGCCGCCAGTTGGCGGTCAACGTGCCCTGCCTGACCGGCCATTGCCTGGCGGATGATTTGACGCAGGCGCTGGCGCGACCGATCGCTATTGAGAACGACTGCCGCTGCTTCGCGCTGTCGGAAGCCAGCACGCCGCAAACCGCGCACCTGCCGCTGGTGTTCGGCGCCATCATCGGCACCGGCGCCGGCGGCGGCCTGGTGGTGAACCGGCAACTGCACAAGGGGCGCAGCGGCGTGGCGGGCGAATGGGGCCATATGCCAATCTCGGCCCAGCTGGCGCAGCGTTACGATCTGCCGCTGTTCGGCTGCAACTGCGGGCTGACCGGCTGCTTTGAACGCTACGTCTCCGGCAGCGGTCTGCTGGCGCTGAGCCGCCATTTCGCCCATCCGGCCGCTGACGTGCCGGCGCTGGTCGCCTGCTATCGTGCCGGTGATGCGCTCGCGCAGCGGCTGATGACCATCTACGTCGACATCCTGGCCAGCGCGCTGGCCGGCTTACAGCTGCTGCTGGACGTTGATGCCTTCGTGCTGGGCGGTGGATTGTCCAACGTCGGCGAGCTTTACCGGCTGTTGCCGCCGGCGATGCGGCATTGGCTGCTGCCGGGCATGGAGCCGGCGGCGGTGTTCCCGCCGGTACACGGTGACAGCAGCGGCGTGCGCGGCGCAGCGCTTTTACGCGCGCCGGCATAAAAAAACAGTGAAAGCCCGGAGATTGTCGAGCGATCGCTGCGGCTTTCGGCATCGACGGACTTAATGAATAAGCGCTGGGAATTGGCGACTGAAAAATAACGAATTTGCCGTTTTCACTTTGCGTTAACACTGCTTTCGGTTGCCGCCCAACCGAAAGCAAAATCAAATATAACCAACTGATAGATATAGATATTTTAAAATTAATCGATTGCATTTCAGTGTTTCGTTTGCTGTAATTCGCCACGAACAACTGAAAGCGCTCCGGTCGGTATCGCTGCGGCTTATTAAGCCGCGGTCGGGCACGGCTACAGGTAAATCAGGAGTCTGCGTTAATGATCAATACCGCAAAACGCCGGGAATTAATTATCGACCAGCTGTGTCGCGAGGGCACGGTGCGCGTGGAGCAGCTCAGCCAGCAGTTTTCGGTGTCCAGCGTCACCATCCGCAGCGATCTGCGCCAGCTGGAAAAACACGGCTGCGCGGTGCGCGCCTACGGCGGCGCCATGTTGAACAAACAGTTCGCCTTCGACCGCCCGTTGCAGGACAAGGGCCGCATCAATCGCGACGTCAAACACGCCATCGCCTGCGCGGCCGCGGCGCTGATTGAAGACGGCGACGCCGTCATCCTCGACTCCGGCTCCACCACCAGCCAAATGGCGCCGCAGCTGGCGGGGAAAAAGGATCTGGTGGTGATGACCAACGCGCTCAACATCGCCTTCGAACTGGCCAACAACGAGGAGATCGACCTGATGGTGGTCGGCGGCAGCGTGCGCCGCAAAGCCTGGTCGCTGTACGGCCCCGCCGCCGAACAGCAGCTGCGCCAGTATCGGTTCGACAAGCTTTTTCTCGGTGTCGACGGCTTCGATCTCGCAAGCGGCATCACCACGCCGGATCCGGGCGAAGCGCAGCTGAACCGGGTGATGTGCGAGGTGGCGCGCGAAGTGATCGCCCTCGCCGACGCCAGCAAATTCGGCCGCACCAGCTTTTGCATGATCCGCGACATCGGCCAGATCCACCGCCTGGTCACCGACAGCCGCATTCCGGAACACTATCTGCAGGCGCTGCACCATTTAGGGATCGACGTGATTATCGCCGACCGTTAACCGAGGCTTTTTAAGGAGCTGTCATCATGAACGCGTATTTCTCTTACGAGGCGAATTGGCTGAAGCAGCGCAACGCCTGGCATACCGCCGCAGAAATTTGGCAACAGCCGGATTTGTGGGCGGCGCTGCACCGCCAACTGCAGGATCAACAGGCGCAGTGGCAACCGTTCCTGGCGCCGTTGCTGGCTAATCCGCGCCTGCAAATCGTCTTGTGCGGCGCCGGCAGCTCGGCATTTGCCGGCCGCGCCCTGGCCCCCTGGCTGCGCGAACGCACCGGCCGCGACGTGGTGGCTTACGGCACCACCGATATCGTCGCCAACCCGCTGCAGTATCTTGACCCTGACCGGCCGACGCTGCTGGTTTCCTTCGCCCGTTCGGGCAACAGCCCGGAAAGCGTGGCGACGGTGGAGCTGGCCGATCAATTGCTGCCGGAAAGCTATCATCTGATGCTGGTGTGCAACCCGGACAGCCGGCTGGCGCAGTACGCGCATCAGCGTGGCAACGTCTGTTCGCTGGTGATGCCGCAAGGCGCCAACGATCAGAGCTTCGCCATGACCTCCAGCTTCAGCTGCATGATGCTGAGCGCCGCGCTGCTGCTCGGCCCGGCTTCGCTCGAGGCCGCCCAGGCGCCGTTGAACGCCATGGTGCAGCGCTGCCGCGCACTGCGCGAAACGCTGCAGCCGCAGGTGAAGGCGCTGGCCGCCAGCGGTTTCCGCCGCTATATCACCCTCGGCGGCAGCTGTTTTACCGGCCTCGCCGAAGAGGCCTCGCTCAAGATGCTGGAGTTGACCGCCGGCCACATCGTTACGCGCTACGACTCGCCGCTCGGCCTGCGCCATGGCCCGAAATTCATGGTCGACGGCCAGACGTTGGTGGTGCTGATGTTCTCCCACAACGACTATGCCCGCCAGTATGACCGCGATCTGTGGAACGAGCTGCAGCGCGATGGGCAGGCGATGCAACTGGTCGGGTTGACCGGCGAACGCCAACCTCTGTCCGATGCCCTGCTGCATATGCACGATGCGGCTGACGATATCTGGCTGCTATTCCCGTATCTGCTGTTCAGCCAGATGCTGGCCTTCGAGAGTTCGCTGGCGCTGGGGCTGACCCCGGATAACCCCTGCCCGACCGGCGAGGTCAACCGGGTGGTGAAAGGCGTGACGATTTACCGTTTTCCTTCCCCCGAGCTGTAAGGAGATCCCATGTATCTGATAGCCAACCGAGACATGCTGCTCAAGGCGCAGCGCCAGGGTTACGCCGTTCCGGCGTTTAACGTCCACAATCTGGAAACCGTGCAGGTGGTGGCGGAGACCGCCGCCGAGCTGCGCTCGCCGGTGATCATGGCCGGCACGCCCGGCACCTTCAGCTATGCCGGCACCGACTACCTGATCGGCATTTGCCAATCGGCCGCGCACCGCTACGATCTGCCGCTGGCGCTGCATCTGGATCATCACGAAGCGCTGGACGACATCGAGTATAAGGTGAAAAGCGGCATCCGCTCGGTGATGATCGACGGCTCCCATTTGCCGTTCGAGCAGAATATCGCCAAGGTGGCCGCCGCAGTGGCCCTGTGCCACCGCTACGGCGCCAGCGTGGAGGCGGAGCTGGGCCGCCTGGGCGGGCAGGAGGACGATCTGATCGTCGATACGACGGACAGCTTTTATACCGATCCGGCCGCGGCACGCGAGTTTGTCGCCGCCACCGGCATCGATTCGCTGGCGGTGGCGATCGGTTCCGCCCACGGCCTGTATCACGGCGAACCGAAGCTGGACTTCGAGCGCCTGGCGCTGATCCGCGAACAGGTGGACGTGCCCCTGGTGCTGCACGGCGCCTCCGGCATTCCGGAAGCGATGGTCAAGCGCGCGATCTCGCTCGGCGTTTGCAAGGTCAACGTCGCCACCGAATTGAAAATCGCCTTCGCCGATGCGGTAAAAAGCTACTTTTCGCAGCACCCGGACGCCAACGATCCGCGCAAATACATCGTCCCCGGCAAGCTGGCGATGAAAGAAGTGGTGGCGGAAAAGATCCGCATCTGCGGCAGCAGCGGCATGCTGTAACCCCGCTCTCGCCCCCGTTGCTGCGGCCGCGCAACGGGGGCGAAAACGGCCGCCATTGCCCGACTTTCCTGAGAGAACGATCACAGCCTGCTATCCCGCCCGCGCCTCAAATCATTAACTGGTCTTCACTATGATCCAAATCATGGTTTTACTCATCCTACCTCCCTATTATCAAATTCATTGAATGCGGGCAGTAGGATTTTTGCCCATTCGTTTTTATTTCGCCAGGCGAAATGGCTTATTTGATGAAAACAAGCGCGCTTGTTTTTTAATTGGCAGTGTTTTTACTCTGAAAGGAACAGCATATGAACCATTACTTAGCCGTATTAAGCGCATTGGTCATTCTGCCCTTCGCTCTGCAAGCAAAACCGCTTTCCGGCAGTCAGGTCGCCTCCGGCGTCGTGCGCTTCACCGGCGCCATTACCACGCCGGCCTGCACCGTCAAACATCAGGATGAAAAGCTTATCTCCAACTGCTTCGGTAAAGTGACGGAATATCAGAACGGGTATATATCCTCTTCGTTAACAGAGATGCCAAAAGAATTAGTTTCTGCCGTCAGCAGTGAGATGGTGAATAACGATCCCCATTTAAAGCGCGTGACTATCAGCTATAAGTAACCGCAAAGCGGCACTGCCTGCTTAAATAATAAACAAGGCACGGCTCGTCTTGATGAATTATAAATTTATTTTATAAATTTATCGCACAATAACTCCCCGCCTTACCGTAAGCCGGCTATTCGGGCAACCCTGCGGTTGCCCATCAGCATGTCCGAAATCCGCCATCATCTCCCTCCGTTTCATGCGATAATCGCCACACTAAACCGAGGAGTGATCCAGATGCAGACTTTTTTGATTGATCGTACCGCGACGCCGGTGGGTGAACTGGTGCTGATCGCCGATGAACAGGGGCGCCTGCGGGCGATCGACTGGACCGATCACGAAGCGCGCCTGATGAAGCTGCTGAACACCCACTACCGCGCCG of the Serratia marcescens subsp. marcescens ATCC 13880 genome contains:
- a CDS encoding carbohydrate ABC transporter permease, producing the protein MSLAETATVTLKHPRRTARPALNRLERAERFWGWVMILPLLLGVTVFYLIPFLQNIFYSFTDLNQFMRWSSISVDNYLNLFEDDDFYTAAANTLFYVVVCVPISLSLSLLLAIGLNQNIRGKGLLRTLLFLPAVTMPAAVAMVWQWLFNKDFGLINQALGLLHIAPVAWLSDPDVVRISVSIIIIWSSLALKIIILLAGLQSIPRQLYEAADIDGIGTLRRFFCITLPMMVPTLFFVSVMSFIEILQVFDVVFLMFDRALVENDVMTVTNLFYKYAFYLQEKGYASAITVVLFAVTLVITLIQMAIGKRLKVS
- a CDS encoding Gfo/Idh/MocA family protein → MSSTQPNSFAHRPVRVLVVGAGARGEIYSRYALAHPDLMQVVAVAEPRDAYREPFVAQHAIAPENVFTDWRQAADAGKLADAVLICTQDQMHLEPALAFARQGYAMLLEKPLSPDADECRAIVAEVTRQRLIFSVGHVLRYTRYTQKLKQLLRDGAIGDIVSLQHLEPVGYWHQAHSFVRGNWRNDRQAAFMLLQKSCHDIDWIRYVMEQPCEQVSSFGNLRHFRQENQPAGAADNCLDCAVEANCPYSAKRIYLGDDHKATPGFLRVLTPEPDQTTLRAALRDGPYGRCVYRCDNNVVDHQVVNMQFAGGRTASFTMTAFTRHEDRHTRIFGSRGCLEGDGRHIRITSFLDDGETHYDTDAGQDLHAMAGHGGGDYFLMQHFIAAIRANDPSQVLAGPAEALESHLMVFAAERARREAAVIALSGA
- a CDS encoding DUF4091 domain-containing protein, with product MRLSLVFTHCLEKVFHCQNMPPVSVENRLSGLNNEVLSWQAVYCLQTPGNETRHELSYQLDGPLAEYISVRQVQSVPSGFPCYRETDENYLTTEPGLFPDPLIPLPQRRFFAACRYYGSLWLTLTPPADAQLAGDFPLTLRLRDAQSGEALAEATLTLHLVPAALPPQTLLHTEWLHTDCLADYYRLAVFSPDYWRAVRNFVRCAVHSGVNMLLTPLFTPPLDTAVGGERTTVQLVRVSRSAQGYDFDFSLLAQWIALAQEEGIEHFEIAPLFTQWGAAHAPKIVVEEQGEARPLFGWHTDAQGEAYQRFLQALLPALTAWFRERGLERQVWFHVSDEPTLDNLAAYRRASAALLPLLDGFRTFDALSDFAFYQRGLVEIPVAATDHIEPFIEHRVPGLWAYYCCVQKTEVANRFFAQPSARNRILGVQLYLYRIAGFLHWGFNFYNSAHSLERINPYAVTDSGHAFPSGDPFVVYPGDDLQPVESLRLRVLHQGLQDMRALQLLESLTDRPTVEALIERELGMRITFKRYPHQAGPLLRLRDAVNRRIEALLAPM
- the agaR gene encoding transcriptional repressor AgaR; the protein is MINTAKRRELIIDQLCREGTVRVEQLSQQFSVSSVTIRSDLRQLEKHGCAVRAYGGAMLNKQFAFDRPLQDKGRINRDVKHAIACAAAALIEDGDAVILDSGSTTSQMAPQLAGKKDLVVMTNALNIAFELANNEEIDLMVVGGSVRRKAWSLYGPAAEQQLRQYRFDKLFLGVDGFDLASGITTPDPGEAQLNRVMCEVAREVIALADASKFGRTSFCMIRDIGQIHRLVTDSRIPEHYLQALHHLGIDVIIADR
- a CDS encoding ABC transporter ATP-binding protein, translating into MAGIQLNSVKKVYPNGFHALHGVDLDIEDGEFMVFVGPSGCAKSTLLRMIAGLESVSEGQILIHDRCVNDSMPKDRGVAMVFQNYALYPHMTVYKNMAFGLIGKESKAEIDRRVRDAAEKLEITNLLQRKPGQLSGGQCQRVAVGRAIVRKPKVFLFDEPLSNLDAKLRVSMRVQLIELHNQLKQEGAAATMVYVTHDQVEAMTMGDRICVMNRGAIMQVDKPINLYHHPANRFVAEFIGSPSMNLHDLAIVRDSQTVRLRIGLQHLLDLPPALQRQLADYPHARVCLGIRPESLRLCAPGSANCFPAQIVTIERMGNEELLHCELADLRFVLRMASLPDWEPRLGESIHLAFDLTRAHLFDELSGQNLK
- a CDS encoding ABC transporter substrate-binding protein, with translation MSPIKNTGRLLAHSILASALLLPTLLHAADKITLRYAVWDRNQLPAEQEIAKRFEQANPDIKIEIELTPSAQYFVKLDSAAAGGVAPDIFWINMPYFVQYAKNGIMEPLAPYIKDSGLKLDDVVASSVKAYQYDGQQMAIPRDVDSIAVWYNKKLFDQAGVSYPTNDWSWDDLKSKAAALKNGLKGAAFPLVMDLSIDGQDSYMNLLFQNGNHIVPKDGQPTDIANDKSLWVYQQLQDMMKDGLMPSAQQMSEVKTENIFQSNRAAMVYAGSWLAAPFANNPLINDHIGVVMMPKIERQSGVAHSLAFAMSAKSAHKQAAWKYIAFMSSEASQAELAKVVIPANKTAAKVWAQQIQKVDVTPYIQTLEVTQAYPTAGTNTPKWQNMWIASLKKIFMGADAKQEMDKSVKKIARVMEQ
- a CDS encoding carbohydrate ABC transporter permease, which produces MNASKKTLVYLFMGLAALASVVPFIWMLVTSLKTQAESIQIPLTLLPAHPSLQAYGRVMHEIPFAGFYLNSLLATFFTVSLQMAIATLAAYGFSRLHFRGRDAVFLVCVSILMVPGQAFLIPQFLVVQKLGLVNSITGLVLPGIFSVYATFLLRQFFLAVPKEMEEAALIDGYSYFAIFWRIMLPLIRPGIIACVIINGLWSWNNLMWPLIVNTTTEKLTLPVGLASLSSRAGVEYPLLMAGALMAVIPMLMLFIIFQRYFIQGIASAGVKG
- a CDS encoding ROK family protein — translated: MRYGFDIGGTKIEMAAYDRRLNQVLLQRVRTPTGDYGEFVACITGLVEQADRELHTRGSIGIGLPGITDPVSRRQLAVNVPCLTGHCLADDLTQALARPIAIENDCRCFALSEASTPQTAHLPLVFGAIIGTGAGGGLVVNRQLHKGRSGVAGEWGHMPISAQLAQRYDLPLFGCNCGLTGCFERYVSGSGLLALSRHFAHPAADVPALVACYRAGDALAQRLMTIYVDILASALAGLQLLLDVDAFVLGGGLSNVGELYRLLPPAMRHWLLPGMEPAAVFPPVHGDSSGVRGAALLRAPA